Proteins from a genomic interval of Streptomyces sp. NBC_00820:
- a CDS encoding DUF5703 family protein, with the protein MPEYEFVDVYVPRGVSRNEATRLLTDHAEYGHWELDRLSLLRDGSRRVRLRRRIIRQVRATW; encoded by the coding sequence ATGCCGGAATACGAATTTGTCGACGTGTACGTGCCTCGCGGGGTGTCCCGCAACGAGGCGACACGCCTGCTGACGGACCATGCCGAGTACGGACACTGGGAGTTGGACCGACTGAGCCTGCTCCGCGACGGCAGCCGCAGGGTGCGGTTGCGCCGACGGATCATCCGCCAGGTGCGAGCCACGTGGTGA
- a CDS encoding GntP family permease — translation MSRLSVEMLAADPVPPITSAGHAQLGIAVLAGIAVIVFLITKFKLHAFLALTIGSLVLGAVAGAPLDKAIASFTTGLGNTVAGVGVLIALGAILGKLLADSGGADQIVDTILAKAGGRAMPWAMVLIASVIGLPLFFEVGIVLLIPVVLMVAKRGNYSLMRIGIPALAGLSVMHGLIPPHPGPLVAIDAVKANLGVTLVLGIVVAIPTVIIAGPLFSKVAARWVDVEAPDRMLPERASEQLERRPSFGATLATMLLPVVLMLVKALVDITVDDPANMTQRIFDVAGSPLIALLAAVIVAIFTLGRPAGFSKERIQQTVEKGLMPIVGVLLIVGAGGGFKQLLIDSGVGQMILDISKDWSIPALLLAWLIAVVIRLATGSATVATVSAAGLVAPLAADMSTTHTALLVLAIGAGSLFFSHVNDAGFWLVKEYFGLSVGQTVKTWSVMETIISVVAGGLVLLLSLVI, via the coding sequence GTGAGCAGACTCAGCGTCGAGATGCTGGCAGCGGACCCGGTGCCGCCGATCACCTCGGCCGGCCACGCCCAGCTCGGCATAGCCGTCCTGGCGGGCATCGCCGTCATTGTTTTCCTCATCACCAAGTTCAAGCTGCATGCCTTTCTGGCCCTGACCATCGGTTCGCTGGTGCTCGGGGCGGTCGCCGGGGCACCCCTCGACAAGGCGATCGCGAGCTTCACCACCGGTCTGGGCAACACGGTCGCCGGTGTCGGTGTGCTGATCGCGCTCGGCGCGATCCTGGGCAAGCTGCTCGCCGACTCCGGCGGCGCGGACCAGATCGTCGACACGATCCTCGCCAAGGCGGGCGGCCGTGCGATGCCCTGGGCGATGGTGCTGATCGCCTCGGTGATCGGCCTGCCGCTGTTCTTCGAGGTAGGCATCGTGCTGCTGATCCCGGTCGTGCTGATGGTGGCCAAGCGTGGCAACTACTCGCTGATGCGCATCGGCATCCCGGCGCTGGCCGGTCTGTCCGTGATGCACGGTCTGATCCCGCCGCACCCCGGCCCGCTGGTCGCGATCGACGCGGTGAAGGCCAACCTGGGCGTGACGCTGGTGCTGGGCATCGTGGTCGCGATCCCGACGGTGATCATCGCCGGTCCGCTGTTCTCGAAGGTCGCCGCCCGCTGGGTGGACGTCGAGGCTCCCGACCGGATGCTCCCGGAGCGTGCCTCGGAGCAGCTGGAGCGCCGTCCGAGCTTCGGCGCGACGCTCGCCACGATGCTGCTGCCCGTGGTGCTGATGCTGGTCAAGGCGCTGGTGGACATCACCGTCGACGACCCGGCGAACATGACCCAGCGGATCTTCGACGTCGCCGGCTCGCCGCTGATCGCGCTGCTCGCGGCCGTGATCGTGGCCATCTTCACGCTGGGCCGGCCCGCCGGTTTCAGCAAGGAGCGCATCCAGCAGACGGTCGAAAAGGGCCTGATGCCGATCGTCGGCGTCCTGCTGATCGTCGGCGCGGGCGGTGGTTTCAAGCAGCTGCTGATCGACAGCGGTGTGGGCCAGATGATCCTGGACATCTCCAAGGACTGGTCGATCCCGGCGCTGCTGCTGGCCTGGCTGATCGCGGTGGTGATCCGCCTGGCGACCGGCTCGGCGACGGTGGCGACGGTCTCGGCGGCCGGTCTGGTCGCGCCGCTCGCGGCCGACATGTCGACCACGCACACCGCCCTGCTGGTCCTGGCCATCGGTGCCGGTTCGCTCTTCTTCAGCCATGTCAACGACGCCGGCTTCTGGCTGGTGAAGGAGTACTTCGGGCTGAGCGTCGGGCAGACCGTGAAGACCTGGTCGGTGATGGAGACGATCATCTCGGTGGTCGCCGGCGGTCTGGTGCTGCTGCTGTCCCTTGTGATCTAG
- a CDS encoding YidH family protein — protein MIEFVRNARLWFAPERVRDEGSTPDYRFSLANERTFLAWLRTALALIGGGFAVDQFLPDLRWAWRVGLALALLGAGVLCSLRAVNHWVRCERAMRRGEDLPASRFPVLLGLLVAVVAVAMVVVVLVGWAG, from the coding sequence GTGATCGAATTCGTACGGAACGCCCGGCTCTGGTTCGCGCCGGAGCGGGTACGGGACGAGGGCAGCACCCCCGACTACCGGTTCTCGCTGGCCAACGAGCGCACGTTCCTGGCCTGGCTGCGGACCGCGCTCGCGCTGATCGGCGGCGGTTTCGCGGTGGACCAGTTCCTGCCGGACCTGCGCTGGGCGTGGCGGGTAGGGCTGGCGCTCGCGCTGCTCGGCGCCGGTGTGCTGTGCTCGCTGCGCGCGGTGAACCACTGGGTGCGCTGCGAGCGGGCCATGCGGCGCGGCGAGGACCTGCCCGCCTCCCGGTTCCCGGTGCTGCTGGGCCTGTTGGTGGCGGTGGTGGCCGTCGCGATGGTCGTGGTGGTGCTCGTCGGGTGGGCGGGGTGA
- a CDS encoding DMT family transporter, with translation MSVLVLLLAVSAACCVGFGFVLQQNAAQQAPLSDFLSFRLLLDLVRVPRWLGGIALMVAGMGLGAVALGTGEISLVEPLLATNLLFALALSRHQNKQSLGRQGWAGLALLAGGVSAFILAGRPQAGSAVTDPLRHWLIIGVMLGVALALTAYAKRSRLSRGPLLLATAAGLLYGVQDALTRVSGTRFAAGGFAELFTGWQPYGVLALGVTGLLLVQSAFETAPLRMSLPALTAVQPLAGILCGVGFLGDRLRTDTGALAWQAAGLAGIVTGIVLLGLHPAMPCRPVERDQVRDFQRN, from the coding sequence GTGTCCGTTCTGGTTCTCCTCCTCGCCGTGAGCGCCGCCTGCTGCGTGGGCTTCGGGTTCGTCCTCCAGCAGAACGCCGCCCAGCAGGCCCCGCTCAGCGACTTCCTCTCCTTCCGACTGCTGCTCGACCTGGTACGGGTGCCGCGCTGGCTGGGCGGCATAGCCCTGATGGTGGCCGGGATGGGGCTGGGCGCCGTCGCTCTCGGTACGGGCGAGATCTCGCTGGTCGAACCGCTGCTCGCCACCAATCTGCTGTTCGCCCTCGCCCTGTCCCGACACCAGAACAAGCAGTCCCTGGGCCGCCAGGGCTGGGCCGGACTCGCGCTGCTCGCGGGCGGCGTGAGCGCGTTCATCCTGGCGGGGCGCCCCCAGGCCGGCAGCGCCGTCACCGATCCGCTGCGCCACTGGCTGATCATCGGCGTGATGCTCGGCGTGGCCCTGGCGCTCACCGCGTACGCCAAGCGGTCCCGGCTCAGCCGGGGTCCGCTGCTGCTGGCCACTGCCGCCGGGCTGCTGTACGGCGTGCAGGACGCGCTCACCCGGGTGAGCGGTACCCGCTTCGCCGCCGGCGGCTTCGCGGAACTGTTCACCGGCTGGCAGCCGTACGGCGTGCTGGCGCTCGGTGTCACCGGACTGCTGCTGGTGCAGAGCGCGTTCGAGACCGCGCCGCTGCGCATGTCGCTGCCCGCGCTCACCGCGGTCCAGCCGCTCGCCGGCATCCTGTGCGGGGTGGGCTTCCTCGGCGACCGGCTGCGCACCGACACCGGGGCGCTGGCCTGGCAGGCGGCGGGACTCGCGGGGATCGTCACGGGCATCGTGCTGCTCGGGCTGCACCCGGCGATGCCGTGCCGCCCGGTGGAGCGGGACCAGGTGCGGGACTTCCAGCGGAACTGA
- a CDS encoding YchJ family protein, translated as MNTRTCPCGLPGSYDACCGRFHSGAASAPTAEALMRSRYSAFVKGDTGYLLRTWHPRTRPEELDLDPGMRWTGLEILDTADGSAFHAKGIVTFRASYRGGSLHERSRFERVDGAWVYVDGDFLD; from the coding sequence ATGAACACGCGTACCTGCCCCTGTGGACTCCCCGGGTCCTACGACGCCTGCTGCGGCCGCTTCCACTCCGGTGCCGCGTCCGCCCCGACCGCCGAGGCGCTGATGCGGTCCCGTTACAGCGCGTTCGTGAAGGGGGACACGGGGTATCTGCTGCGCACCTGGCACCCCCGGACCCGGCCCGAGGAACTGGACCTGGACCCCGGCATGCGGTGGACGGGGCTGGAGATCCTCGACACCGCCGACGGTTCGGCCTTCCACGCCAAGGGGATCGTGACGTTCCGCGCCTCGTACCGGGGCGGCTCGCTGCACGAGCGGAGCCGGTTCGAGCGGGTGGACGGGGCGTGGGTGTACGTGGACGGGGACTTCCTCGACTGA
- a CDS encoding gluconokinase has product MRTPQVVVVMGVAGTGKTTIGPMLAARLGVPYAEGDDFHPEANIAKMSAGIPLEDADRWPWLDAIGQWAHGRAGLGGVVSSSALKRAYRDRLRAEAPGIVFVHLTGDRKLIEDRMSHRQGHFMPTALLDSQFATLQPLQDDEAGVAVDVSGGPEEISERAVAALEAFSATSA; this is encoded by the coding sequence ATGCGCACCCCCCAGGTCGTCGTCGTGATGGGTGTCGCCGGGACGGGCAAGACCACGATCGGTCCGATGCTCGCCGCCCGGCTGGGCGTCCCGTACGCCGAGGGCGACGACTTCCACCCGGAGGCCAACATCGCCAAGATGTCGGCCGGCATCCCGCTCGAGGACGCCGACAGGTGGCCGTGGCTCGACGCCATCGGACAGTGGGCGCACGGGCGGGCCGGCCTCGGTGGCGTGGTGAGCAGCTCCGCGCTGAAGCGGGCGTACCGCGACCGGCTCAGGGCCGAGGCGCCCGGGATCGTGTTCGTTCATCTCACGGGCGACCGGAAGCTGATCGAGGACCGCATGTCCCACCGGCAGGGTCACTTCATGCCGACCGCGCTGCTGGACTCCCAGTTCGCCACGCTGCAGCCGCTTCAGGACGACGAGGCGGGAGTCGCCGTCGACGTCAGTGGTGGCCCGGAGGAGATCTCCGAGCGTGCCGTGGCGGCCCTGGAAGCGTTCTCCGCGACGTCCGCGTAA
- a CDS encoding FadR/GntR family transcriptional regulator encodes MSTPGRGLHGRVLDTLGPAITAGEYPPGSVLRTDELAQHFEVSRSVMREAVRVLESMHLVESRRRVGVTVRQKREWNVYDPQVIRWRLAGADRPHQLRSLTVLRSAIEPAAAALTARHATPEQCAELTECALGMVANSRGRRLDRYLVHDIAFHRVILTASGNEMFARLGDVVAEVLAGRTHHEVMFEDPDPAAVTLHVRVAEAVRARDAVRAEELTREITVGALQELDILAP; translated from the coding sequence ATGAGCACACCGGGCCGGGGGCTGCACGGCCGCGTACTGGACACCCTCGGCCCCGCGATCACCGCGGGTGAGTACCCGCCGGGCAGCGTTCTGCGCACCGACGAGCTGGCACAGCACTTCGAGGTCTCGCGCTCCGTGATGCGCGAGGCCGTCCGCGTACTGGAGTCCATGCACCTGGTCGAGTCACGCCGCCGGGTCGGTGTGACCGTCCGCCAGAAGCGCGAGTGGAACGTCTACGACCCCCAGGTCATCCGCTGGCGGCTGGCCGGCGCCGACCGCCCCCACCAGCTCCGCTCCCTGACCGTGCTGCGTTCGGCGATCGAGCCGGCGGCGGCGGCCCTGACCGCCCGGCACGCCACGCCCGAGCAGTGCGCCGAACTCACCGAGTGCGCCCTCGGCATGGTCGCCAACTCACGCGGCCGCCGGCTGGACCGGTACCTGGTGCACGACATCGCCTTCCACCGGGTCATCCTCACGGCCTCGGGCAACGAGATGTTCGCCCGCCTCGGCGACGTCGTCGCGGAGGTCCTGGCCGGCCGCACCCATCACGAGGTCATGTTCGAGGACCCCGACCCGGCCGCCGTCACCCTGCACGTGCGGGTCGCGGAGGCGGTCCGCGCGCGCGACGCCGTCCGCGCGGAGGAACTGACCAGGGAGATCACCGTGGGCGCCCTCCAGGAGCTGGACATCCTGGCCCCCTGA
- a CDS encoding NUDIX domain-containing protein, whose product MNPADEIIDIVDENDQVITQSPRGEAYARGLRHRCAFILARDAAGRIFVHRRTATKLVYPSLYDVFVGGVVGAGESYDEAALREAEEELGVTGLPRPEFLFKFLYDDGAGHGWWSAVYEVRCDLPVRPQVEEVQWHDFLPEDELERRLTEWEWTPDGLAAYERLRALRAGT is encoded by the coding sequence ATGAACCCTGCTGACGAGATCATCGACATCGTCGACGAGAACGACCAGGTCATCACCCAGAGCCCGCGCGGCGAGGCCTACGCCCGGGGGCTGCGCCACCGCTGCGCCTTCATCCTGGCCCGGGACGCTGCCGGCCGGATCTTCGTCCACCGGCGCACCGCGACCAAGCTGGTCTATCCCTCCCTGTACGACGTCTTCGTCGGCGGGGTCGTGGGGGCGGGGGAGTCCTACGACGAGGCGGCGCTGCGGGAGGCGGAGGAGGAGCTGGGGGTGACCGGACTGCCCCGGCCGGAGTTCCTCTTCAAGTTCCTGTACGACGACGGGGCCGGGCACGGCTGGTGGTCGGCGGTGTACGAGGTCCGCTGCGACCTGCCGGTACGGCCTCAGGTGGAGGAGGTGCAGTGGCACGACTTCCTGCCCGAGGACGAGCTGGAGCGGCGGCTCACCGAGTGGGAGTGGACCCCGGACGGGCTGGCGGCGTACGAGAGGCTGCGGGCCCTTCGGGCGGGCACGTGA
- a CDS encoding cytochrome b/b6 domain-containing protein — protein MTLRAETTAPPSARVHRFTPAERWVHRATAVLMSVCVVTAACLYVPQLAVLVGRRELVVRVHECAGLALPVPVLLGLVSRAFRADLRFLNRFGPHDRVWLRAALRRDKRRSSRPAGKFNAGQKVYAAWIAGATLVMLGTGLMMWFTHLAPLVWRTSATFVHDWLALTIGVVLAGHIGMALGDPEARRGMRTGEVSGEWAEREHPLWRP, from the coding sequence ATGACCCTACGAGCTGAGACCACGGCGCCCCCGAGCGCGCGTGTCCACCGCTTCACCCCCGCCGAACGCTGGGTGCACCGCGCCACCGCCGTCCTGATGAGCGTGTGCGTGGTGACCGCGGCCTGCCTCTACGTCCCGCAGCTGGCGGTGCTCGTAGGCCGCCGCGAACTGGTCGTCCGCGTCCACGAGTGCGCCGGTCTCGCCCTGCCCGTCCCCGTGCTGCTCGGTCTGGTCTCCCGTGCCTTCCGCGCCGACCTGCGCTTCCTCAACCGCTTCGGCCCGCACGACCGGGTCTGGCTGCGCGCCGCCCTGCGCCGCGACAAGCGCCGCTCCTCGCGGCCCGCCGGGAAGTTCAACGCCGGCCAGAAGGTCTACGCCGCCTGGATCGCGGGCGCGACCCTGGTCATGCTCGGCACCGGTCTGATGATGTGGTTCACCCACCTCGCCCCCCTGGTGTGGCGCACCTCGGCCACCTTCGTCCACGACTGGCTCGCCCTGACCATCGGCGTGGTCCTGGCCGGCCACATCGGCATGGCCCTGGGCGATCCGGAGGCGCGGCGTGGGATGCGCACGGGAGAGGTGAGCGGGGAGTGGGCGGAGCGGGAACACCCGCTGTGGCGGCCCTGA
- a CDS encoding molybdopterin-dependent oxidoreductase: protein MGRRVFLGTLGLGVLGVATAPALQRGLEGLLGTVSGKDPTGLTGLLPNGGGFRYYSVAASVPHKSPATYRLTVDGLVDRPHTYTLADLRARPQTRLVKDVQCVTGWRVPGTPFQGVRLSDLLDAAGVRRSAKAVRFTCFDGTYTESLTLDQARRPDVLVALRMQDKDIGHDHGGPARLYVAPMYFYKSAKWLSGITVTDRVRPGYWENLGYDVDAWVGRSNGRTDDPTS, encoded by the coding sequence ATCGGCCGCCGCGTCTTCCTCGGCACCCTCGGCCTCGGCGTCCTCGGCGTGGCCACCGCGCCCGCGCTGCAACGCGGCCTCGAAGGACTCCTCGGCACCGTCTCCGGCAAGGACCCCACGGGCCTGACCGGCCTCCTGCCCAACGGCGGCGGCTTCCGCTACTACTCCGTCGCCGCGTCCGTCCCGCACAAGAGCCCCGCCACCTACCGGCTCACCGTCGACGGTCTGGTCGACCGTCCGCACACCTACACCCTCGCCGACCTGCGCGCCCGGCCGCAGACCCGGCTGGTCAAGGACGTCCAGTGCGTCACCGGCTGGCGCGTCCCGGGCACCCCCTTCCAGGGCGTACGCCTCTCCGACCTGCTCGACGCGGCCGGCGTCCGCCGCTCCGCCAAGGCCGTCCGCTTCACCTGCTTCGACGGCACCTACACCGAGAGCCTCACCCTCGACCAGGCCCGCCGCCCGGACGTCCTGGTCGCGCTGCGCATGCAGGACAAGGACATCGGCCACGACCACGGCGGCCCCGCCCGCCTCTACGTCGCCCCCATGTACTTCTACAAGTCGGCCAAGTGGCTCTCCGGAATCACCGTCACCGACCGCGTCCGGCCGGGCTACTGGGAGAACCTCGGTTACGACGTCGACGCCTGGGTCGGCCGCTCGAACGGACGCACCGATGACCCTACGAGCTGA
- a CDS encoding M20/M25/M40 family metallo-hydrolase — translation MSETDTAKGVTGEDEVVDLCRELIRFDTSNYGDHSGPGERKAAEYVAEKLAEVGLEPKIFESHPGRASTVARIEGEDPSRPALMIHGHLDVVPANAADWTHGPFSGEVADGCVWGRGAVDMKDMDAMTLAVVRDRLRSGRRPPRDIVVAFLADEEAGGTYGARYLVDNHPELFEGVTEAISEVGGFSFTVSEQRRLYLIQTAEKGMHWMKLTVAGTAGHGSMIHRDNAITELSEAVARVGRHRFPVRVTKTTRAFLDELGDAFGVVLDPEDMESTLAKLGGIAKLIGATLSNTANPTQLNAGYKVNVIPGEATAHIDGRFLPGYEEEFLSDLDRLLGPHVRREDVHADKAVETDFDGPLVAAMQSSLLAEDPTAKAIPYMLSGGTDAKSFDDLGIRGFGFAPLKLPPELDFAGMFHGVDERVPVDGLQFGVRVLDRFIDAS, via the coding sequence GTGAGCGAGACGGACACGGCCAAGGGCGTCACCGGCGAGGACGAGGTCGTGGACCTCTGCCGCGAGCTGATCCGGTTCGACACCAGCAACTACGGCGACCACTCCGGACCCGGCGAGCGCAAGGCCGCCGAGTACGTCGCCGAGAAGCTCGCCGAGGTCGGGCTGGAACCGAAGATCTTCGAGTCGCACCCGGGGCGCGCCTCCACCGTGGCCCGTATCGAGGGCGAGGACCCGTCCCGGCCCGCGCTGATGATCCACGGCCACCTGGACGTCGTACCGGCCAACGCGGCCGACTGGACCCATGGCCCCTTCTCCGGCGAGGTGGCCGACGGGTGCGTGTGGGGGCGCGGGGCCGTCGACATGAAGGACATGGACGCGATGACCCTCGCGGTCGTCCGCGACCGGCTCAGGAGCGGCCGCCGGCCGCCGCGGGACATCGTGGTCGCCTTCCTCGCCGACGAGGAGGCGGGCGGCACGTACGGCGCCCGGTACCTCGTCGACAACCACCCCGAGCTGTTCGAGGGCGTCACCGAGGCGATCAGCGAGGTCGGCGGGTTCTCGTTCACCGTGAGCGAGCAGCGGCGGCTCTACCTGATCCAGACGGCCGAGAAGGGCATGCACTGGATGAAGCTGACCGTGGCCGGCACCGCCGGGCACGGGTCGATGATCCACCGCGACAACGCCATCACCGAGCTGTCGGAGGCCGTCGCCCGCGTCGGCCGGCACAGGTTCCCGGTCCGGGTCACCAAGACCACCCGCGCCTTCCTCGACGAACTGGGCGACGCGTTCGGCGTCGTGCTGGACCCGGAGGACATGGAGTCCACCCTCGCCAAGCTCGGCGGCATCGCCAAGCTCATCGGCGCGACCCTGTCCAACACCGCCAACCCCACCCAGCTGAACGCCGGTTACAAGGTCAACGTCATCCCCGGCGAGGCCACCGCGCACATCGACGGGCGGTTCCTGCCGGGCTACGAGGAGGAGTTCCTGAGCGACCTCGACCGGCTCCTCGGTCCGCACGTCCGGCGCGAGGACGTGCACGCCGACAAGGCGGTGGAGACCGACTTCGACGGGCCTCTGGTGGCGGCCATGCAGTCCTCGCTGCTCGCCGAGGACCCCACCGCCAAGGCCATCCCCTACATGCTCTCCGGCGGCACCGACGCCAAGTCCTTCGACGACCTCGGCATCCGCGGCTTCGGCTTCGCGCCGCTCAAGCTGCCCCCGGAGCTGGACTTCGCCGGCATGTTCCACGGCGTCGACGAGCGGGTGCCGGTGGACGGACTGCAGTTCGGCGTCCGGGTGCTCGACCGGTTCATCGACGCGTCGTGA
- a CDS encoding DUF202 domain-containing protein, whose product MSAADPPEPAERDPGLQPERTRLAWRRTTLASTVAAVLAVKTSLHGGTTAGGVVACALCCVLWLCFLGVAHHRIRALSASPRPAALTPRHATAAVLCAVALAVCAAALVV is encoded by the coding sequence GTGAGCGCGGCGGACCCGCCGGAGCCGGCGGAGCGGGATCCGGGGCTCCAGCCCGAGCGGACCCGGCTGGCCTGGCGGCGTACGACGCTCGCGAGCACCGTGGCCGCCGTACTCGCGGTGAAGACCTCGCTGCACGGCGGGACCACCGCCGGGGGCGTCGTCGCGTGCGCGCTGTGCTGCGTGCTGTGGCTGTGCTTCCTGGGGGTGGCCCACCACAGGATCCGCGCCCTCTCCGCGAGCCCCCGCCCGGCCGCGCTGACGCCCCGGCACGCGACGGCGGCGGTGCTGTGCGCGGTGGCGCTGGCGGTGTGCGCGGCGGCGCTGGTGGTGTAG
- a CDS encoding chaplin — MIKKVVAAAVATGGLVLAGAGLAVADSGAQGAAVNSPGVVSGNVIQIPVHIPVNVCGNTVDVIGLLNPAFGNTCVND, encoded by the coding sequence ATGATCAAGAAGGTCGTCGCTGCCGCGGTTGCCACCGGTGGTCTGGTTCTCGCCGGCGCGGGTCTGGCCGTCGCCGACTCGGGTGCCCAGGGTGCCGCCGTGAACTCCCCGGGCGTCGTGTCCGGCAATGTCATCCAGATCCCGGTGCACATCCCGGTGAACGTCTGCGGCAACACGGTCGACGTGATCGGGCTCCTGAACCCCGCCTTCGGTAACACCTGCGTCAACGACTGA
- a CDS encoding dsRBD fold-containing protein, translating to MTPPVSGPPPPSVKEWRLNLYLSEHDPDTTARIVLDTGDNVLESHAEARRNPYDTAVPEIGDELAAGRALIAMGRLLLRAASGEMKATGALDEDGPMPLWGARE from the coding sequence ATGACCCCACCCGTGAGCGGACCACCACCCCCGTCCGTCAAGGAATGGCGGCTGAACCTCTACCTGTCCGAACACGACCCGGACACCACCGCCCGGATCGTCCTGGACACCGGCGACAACGTCCTGGAGAGCCACGCCGAGGCCCGCCGCAACCCCTACGACACGGCGGTGCCGGAGATCGGCGACGAACTCGCCGCCGGACGCGCCCTGATCGCCATGGGCCGGCTGCTGCTGCGCGCGGCCTCGGGAGAGATGAAGGCGACGGGCGCCCTCGACGAGGACGGCCCCATGCCCCTGTGGGGCGCCCGCGAGTGA